aagatcaTTGTTAACGTCTtcgcctctctctcttttctattcATTCTTCTAAATCCAACAAGGtgctttatcttcttcttctacctcTGTTCTATTATTCTCTTTCCTAATACTCCCAATATTGCATTGCATTTACATTTAATTATAATGATCAACTGCCAAGCTTTGAACATAAAGATATCATGTGATTTTATAATTGTCTGAActttttaattatcttttctTACATTAATCGCAGTTAAATTTCACTTacattcttattattattattatttttttatccctGGATCTCTCCGTTGAAAATATCAGAGGTTAGAAAACTCTTGGCAAGTTAACCAATTTTAGGACCTTTGGAGTAGAAATAATAATAGAGGTTTTGGAAAGGGTTTTGGCGGGACTCTCTCAACGCTTGCTATTTGCTAAATTCTTTGCTATAGATGTACAATCAATTATTTAGGTCTTCTTTACTTAACATTTTGGAGAATGAATTTTCTTGCATATTAGATTGAGATCGAATTCACCAAATGTTTCTCCCTTTATCTCTCAATAATAATCAATATGTTTTCCAATGCAAAATTAGTTTCTTTGTACAAATTTCATGATATCAGGGAAGATTagtgcataaaatataaaagtagtGGTTAACATTATCTTTCAACTTTACAATCAACCCAGACTCCATAAAAGCCTTAGTCCTAAAAACTTTGGAACGGCTCACTTTGTACAagattagaaagaaaataaattatgagtgtagtatttttatgatttgtatcttttattattattattatttttttgtctttgttgaaTCATCTATTTATGAGcgtattatttttatgattcgtatcttttttttttttttgaatcatctATTGAACTGTGTCAAAATTATGTGACATAGTTTATTGGTTTTATGAAGAAAATGATGTCAATAAATGGTGTCATGTTTCAGGGTATTGTCTAAAAATCTATCTGATGTGAAATTAGAACATGCGAGCTCTCCACCTAGAGGTTGGAACTCCTATGATTCCTTTAGTTGGACCATTTCTGAAGAAGAGTTCTTGCAAAATGCTCAAATCATATCTGAGCGTCTACTCTCTAGTGGATATGAGGTAGGTAGACTGCGGATTCAAAATCCTCTAtcccactttttatttttgacaatatATTCCATCAATCAAAACATGCCAAATATTCCTTTTACTTTCCTTTTAGGAGTAAAatactaaagtttaaaatgaggggaaaaaaatcagaCTTGTATTGGTGGATATCTATAATTCATTTTCAGGGTCTTAAGATTGACATATTGATTAACTAATGAAACTTATTAGTAATGtgttttttcccccctttttatcTCTGCAATGTAGTATGTTGTGGTGGATTATCTATGGTATCGGAGGAAGGTGGAAGGTGCTAACGCTGACTCTCTAGGATTTGATGTAATTGACGAATGGGGGAGGATGGTCCCTGACCCAGATAGGTGGCCTTCCTCTAGAGGTGGAAAAGGGTTCACTGAAGTAGCCAAGAAAGTGCATGACATGGGTTTGAAGTTTGGGATTCATGTTATGAGAGGAATAAGTACACAAGCAGTGAATGCAAACACCCCTATATTGGACATAACCACGGTATTCTCAGAGCATGcttcatttaattattatagtTTCTTTATGAATGAACAAAGAAGCACACACGACTTTAAAGCTTAATCCTCAGAAATTTAAACAAAAGCTTCtgttttgatatatttatttttatcaggGAAAGGCTTATGAAGCGGGTCAGCGAAATTGGAGTTCACAAGATATAGGGCTTAAGAGAAGGACATGTTCATGGATGCAAAATGGTTTCATGAGTGTAGATACCACGTTGGGAGCAGGAAATGCCTTCTTGAGGTCACTCTATACACAGTATGCTGAGTGGGGTGTTGATTTGGGTAATTAATTTGACCATTGTTATTGCGAAGTTTTCCTTCTTACTCCGTATGCATTGCTACAACATATCAGTTAAGACTGTTCTTGACATCCCATGAATTTATGCATCTAAACACTTTTGATTTGTGCATACAACCATAactttattcaatcttttgatTACAACAAATTCAATTGGACAGTCACATGTTTGGCAGCTCAATCTTTACTTTCCACTTTCTAAGTTTGACATTGATTGCTTATGTTTTATTGTAGTGAAACTTGATTGTGTATTTGGTGCTGACTTGGATATGTATGAAATAGTCACTGTGTCAGAGGTAAGAtgcatactctctctctctctctctctctctctctacataaCTGTTACAGCTGcgatattttggaaaaaatctagGCATACAACTTTTGTGCCATAACCCTAATGTGACTGATGAGTGTTAAGAACAAATGATGGGTTCTTGTAAATGTGTGAGATATCTGGTCATAGTTTACCATGTCAAAgttttgataaaaattgtgaaactCAATAATTTGATCAAAATTTGTACGGTTGATTTATTACATGGTTTGCCTTTGCCTAGATTTTGAAGCAACTTGACCAACCCATATTGTATTCGCTATCTCCTGGAACTGGTGTGACCCCAGAATTGGCCAAGGCTGTGAGTGGATTTGCGAATATGTATCGAATAACTGCGGATGATTGGGATTCATGGGGAGATGTTGCATCTCATTTCGATGTTTCAAGGTGAGAAGACAGTTCTGTTTTTGTTCAAGATTTTTGGAGTTTAGGTCACACTAATCATTACtatttcttttccatttaatgccTTTTTGATCTATGAACActgaaaaacacaattttatttatttatttattttattagggACTTAGCTTCAGCTAATTTGATAGGAGCTGATGGCTTGCTGGGCAAGTCATGGCCTGACTTGGATATGCTACCACTAGGATGGCTTACCGATCCaggttataaaaattttcttgctACTTTTCCTTCTAAcataaaatgaataattttcttgttactttttttcttctctcacttatgtcttttaaaatttaatataatttttgccATATATAACACATTAGATTTATTAGCATCAGAGCATATACCTCAAAAAACATTATAaggaaatattattaataacaattcttttcttttctacaaacaaaatcttttttatttggtatttaGAAAGTTTCGGATACACAAATCCGtgaatattcttttttattagaagTAGAGATGCAATGATTTAAAGATTAAAATTTGGAGACATGACCTACTTTGTCATCTATATTTTATAAAGGAaagacatttttatttatttatttagtatgATCATTAGTATATTTCTCTTATAATACATTGTATACATCAAGATAAAcctaacatttattatttaatttattgaaataaattattttgtataattttatgttttcctatttttaattttaaatgtgtaataattaatttatttaataaaaacattgatttatattgtttaaagaatgtgggttccaattagGGTAATGAGTAAAGTCTTTTGTGGTTAAATTAAAGACATGGACTCAAATCTAacctaaacaaaaaataatctaaatagtgtcttaacttttttttttttttttttgagagaaagtttcaacctatggcaaATAGTGTCTTAACctaatgataaaaaaacaattattatttaGCTCACACTATAAGTTTTAAATCCAATcgcatttataaaaaaatatttaaataatattaattgtgactaatataattaaaacgtattatataaaagaaaatatttgtattcaattatataaaaatggtTTGAcgaaattttcttatatttgagaaaaatgataagtagaataaatcttttttttttggtctctagaATAACCTAGTTTAAAGtgtaaattatacatatatgtatattactttttcttttgaaataatATGTGTATTATTTTGtgcatttataaattattgatgatcaatttaactccaatttttttttctggctCCGCTACGCCATGACAAAGTACTGTTAGATAAATCAATGAACTTAGTTATACATTTATTGGTTCTTGACGTAGCAGTTTCGAGTGTCAAATAGGTCCATCAGTCCATGCACTCAAATGTGCATTACTTCAAATTCAATCTTTACAAACAGAGAACTTGCCATTCCAAGTCCGCTGAGTGACTTTTACTAAAACAGAGGTACTGTCTAGACTCCAGACCAAGTGGCAACTGGCATGGCTTCAGAAACAAGTTCTCCAACCTACTTTCCATCGGTGGACAGTTAATTAGATATTTTCAAAAGGCCCAGAATATATATGCTTACATTCTCCAACCCACaattaactttaattttttcaaatattttagcTGCAAATGAAGGTCCACACAGAGCATCTAACCTTACTGCAGATGAGCAAAGAACTCAGGTATCTATATCAAAACAAAGAAGTTAGTTCTCGATAACCCTTGAAATAACTAAGCACTCTATTTTGACCTTATCTTTCTTATTTCGACAGATTACATTGTGGTCTATGGCTAAGTCTCCTCTCATGTTTGGAGGAGATGTGAGAAACCTTGACAACGCCACATACGACCTCATAACAAATGCTGTTTTGTTGGAGATAAATTCCTTTAGCTCAGGCAACAAGGAGGCATGTGTACTCACCTAATCTTTTGTAGTCTTAGGAAATATAAGCTTTGTTTAAATAGCAACATaacatattatttaattgtttgtaCAGTTTCCTTATATCACTAATGGAACTCGTTCTTGGATTGCAACTGGAAGAAATGGTAAGACTCCCCAACCAACACAGAACTCTAATTAGTAGAGCCTCATAGCTCTGCATTGCCCAAGTGcaaagattattattattttttgaaagtgCATAATTCTATTCTTCACATTTTTTATAATGGTTTttcatgaattaaaaaaaataataagaataatgctATTCTTAACGCTTTTTAATGATTATTCTTTCATGATTTCTAGGAGAAATATATCTTGCATTTTTCAATGTAAACACTGATCAGACAGTAACGACTGCAATGACATCAGACCTGGCTAAGGTACTTCCTGGTAAAAACTTGAATTCTTGTAAGTGCAATGAACTATGGAGTGGAAAAGACTTTGGGGTATTAAATCAGTCTCTATCAACGGCGGTAGAAGGCCATGGCTGCGCACTATTTATCCTGAACTGTAGTTAGCATTGTggataaattaaaacaaatttagaTGTAAGAAGGCAATGATAATTCTTTGTGAGAAATTTTATTGGACTCTGTTTCTGATATCATTATGTATGTTGCCATTTAATCTTGGGAATCCCTCGCTTCTATGTTTTAGCGTTTCACAGTTTTTTGTATTAGTTTTCTGAAgtttaaatatttagaaaatattatgaGAAATCTGTTGGACTCTGTTTTAATTTAATACACCCTAAAATGATGCATTTGTATCATTGTGCCTTTCAAGAGTTTATCTATTGGCCATCGATAGAAAACAAATCTTGGAACATTATGCTGCAatcatgtaatttttaaaatcctTCCCAAAGCATCTAATGTATCTTATCAGTCCCT
This genomic stretch from Quercus lobata isolate SW786 chromosome 3, ValleyOak3.0 Primary Assembly, whole genome shotgun sequence harbors:
- the LOC115982777 gene encoding alpha-galactosidase-like, coding for MCNKAENWKPSIMMKMKIIVNVFASLSFLFILLNPTRVLSKNLSDVKLEHASSPPRGWNSYDSFSWTISEEEFLQNAQIISERLLSSGYEYVVVDYLWYRRKVEGANADSLGFDVIDEWGRMVPDPDRWPSSRGGKGFTEVAKKVHDMGLKFGIHVMRGISTQAVNANTPILDITTGKAYEAGQRNWSSQDIGLKRRTCSWMQNGFMSVDTTLGAGNAFLRSLYTQYAEWGVDLVKLDCVFGADLDMYEIVTVSEILKQLDQPILYSLSPGTGVTPELAKAVSGFANMYRITADDWDSWGDVASHFDVSRDLASANLIGADGLLGKSWPDLDMLPLGWLTDPAANEGPHRASNLTADEQRTQITLWSMAKSPLMFGGDVRNLDNATYDLITNAVLLEINSFSSGNKEFPYITNGTRSWIATGRNGEIYLAFFNVNTDQTVTTAMTSDLAKVLPGKNLNSCKCNELWSGKDFGVLNQSLSTAVEGHGCALFILNCS